The Fusobacterium necrophorum subsp. necrophorum genome has a window encoding:
- a CDS encoding hemolysin family protein, whose protein sequence is MSVFIKLLLIFLLVACGAFFAISEIALAGARKLKLHTLMEEGDRRAEKILKIQENSGDFFAVVQIGINAASILGGSLGASIIQDILTQIPWLAPLRHMGNIISFLFITFLFIQFADLIPKRIAMVYPERIALRTINLMLLLIFLLKPVIKIINVVANFIFRIFHIDSARNETVTYDDIFAVVDAGAESGVLQEKEHSLIENIFELDSRWVSSIMTTRDEISYLALDDTEEELREKIMDYPHNKFLITASDIDSILGYITSKDLLPSIMLNQKPISELIKNYRKNLLILPNTLTLSETLDRFNEAQDDFAIILNEYGLVVGLVTMKDVVNTLMGDIVFQSSEDQQIIERDEHSWLIDGVTPIEDVKKVLERIEKFPEEDSYESIAGFLMYMLKMIPKRGARLEFMNYQFEIVDVDNFKIDQILVIDTLEEEKEIEEETTESR, encoded by the coding sequence ATGTCAGTTTTCATAAAACTGTTACTTATCTTTTTATTGGTCGCCTGTGGAGCTTTTTTTGCCATCAGTGAAATTGCCTTGGCAGGAGCAAGAAAGCTAAAATTACATACTTTGATGGAAGAAGGAGATAGAAGAGCGGAAAAAATTTTAAAAATCCAAGAAAATTCAGGAGATTTCTTTGCAGTCGTACAGATCGGAATCAATGCCGCTTCCATTTTAGGAGGAAGTCTCGGAGCAAGTATCATTCAAGATATTCTGACACAAATTCCATGGTTGGCTCCTCTTCGTCACATGGGAAATATCATTTCTTTCCTTTTTATTACTTTCTTGTTTATTCAATTTGCCGATTTGATTCCCAAAAGAATTGCGATGGTGTATCCGGAAAGAATTGCCTTAAGAACAATTAACCTCATGCTGCTTCTTATTTTTCTCTTAAAGCCGGTTATCAAAATTATCAATGTGGTTGCAAACTTTATTTTTCGAATCTTTCATATCGACTCCGCTCGAAATGAAACAGTCACCTATGATGATATTTTTGCAGTTGTGGATGCCGGAGCGGAATCCGGAGTACTACAGGAAAAAGAACATTCTCTGATTGAAAATATTTTTGAATTGGATTCCCGTTGGGTAAGTTCCATTATGACAACAAGAGATGAAATTTCCTATTTGGCTCTGGACGATACCGAAGAAGAACTCCGTGAAAAAATTATGGACTATCCGCATAATAAATTTTTAATCACAGCTTCCGATATTGATTCCATTTTAGGATATATCACTTCAAAAGATCTCTTACCAAGCATTATGCTAAATCAAAAACCGATTTCAGAGTTGATTAAAAACTACAGAAAAAATCTTTTGATTTTACCAAATACTTTGACTCTTTCAGAAACTTTGGATCGTTTCAACGAAGCTCAGGACGATTTTGCTATTATTTTAAATGAATATGGGTTAGTCGTAGGACTGGTAACCATGAAAGACGTGGTAAATACTCTTATGGGAGATATTGTATTTCAAAGTTCGGAGGACCAACAAATCATTGAGCGAGACGAACACTCCTGGTTGATTGACGGAGTAACTCCGATTGAAGATGTGAAAAAAGTATTGGAAAGAATCGAGAAGTTTCCCGAAGAAGATAGTTATGAGAGTATTGCAGGTTTTTTGATGTATATGTTGAAAATGATTCCGAAACGAGGAGCAAGATTGGAATTTATGAATTATCAATTCGAAATTGTAGATGTGGACAACTTTAAAATTGATCAAATTTTAGTCATCGATACTCTGGAAGAAGAAAAAGAAATAGAAGAGGAAACTACAGAAAGCCGCTGA